The nucleotide sequence ATCAAATGCCGGTCTCTGCTGTACCGGCTTGCACGCAATCATGCGGGCTATAGCACGCCCGCCCAAAAGCCCCCACGTGGGCAGCAAGGCCGTTTTCCCTCAAGGCAATACGCTGCCTAGGCCACAGAACTGCTGCGCAGTTTTTCAGCTATCCACTGGCGCAACAACGTCTTACGTACCTTGCCTGATGCGGTGCGGGGCATTTCATCCAGAATTTCCAGATGCTCCGGAAATTTCTGTTTTGCGATGTCCTGGGTAAGAAAAAAATCAAAAACTTCCTGACAGGTCAGCGCGTCCGCCTTGTCGTGCAGCACCACATAGGCGCAAATGCGCTCCTGCAGGCGCTCGTCGGGCATGCCCACTACGGCGGCATCCTTGACCTTGGGGTGTTGCAGCAGCACGTTTTCCACGGCAAGGCTGCTGATATTTTCGCCGCCGCGCACGATAATGTCCTTGAGCCGCCCAGTGATGGAATAGGTTCCATCGGCATTGCGGCGGCACAGGTCGCCGCTGTGAAACCAGCCGTCGGCCTGCAGCACCTTTGCGGTCAGCTCCGGCTCATGCAGGTAGCCCATAAAGACGGCGGGGCTGTACGAAACCTCCTCGCCCTCCTCGCCTTGCGGCACATCCCTGCCCTGCCTGTCCAGCACGCGCACCTGGATGCCGGGCATAGGGCAAAGCGCCAGACTGTCCATATGGTCAGAAACAGGCCTCAAGGGCGTACCCATATGCGGCACGCTTTCCGTCGAGCCGTAAACATTGAGCACGCGCAGGCCCATTTGCCCGGCAGTCTGGCTGAGGGGGATATTTGGCGGGCTGCCGCCGCAGAGAAAAAAGCGCAGGGATGAAAAGTCGTACTCTCCACCCTGTTCTATGGTCTGCACAATGTCGTAAAGAAAAGGCGTGGCGGCCATGGTGACGGTACACCGGTGCGCCTTTATGAGCTCAAGGGCGCTGGCAGCGGTAAACACATCAAGCAGAACCGATGTCGCCCCCATGACAAACGGCATGGTGACCCCGTGGTGAAAGCCCGTGGCGTGGGCCACCGGGGCGGGCATAAACATGGTGTCTGCCGCGTTGATGTGGAAAAAGGAGGCAAAACTTGTTTCGGCAAAAATAATATTGCGGTGCGAGAGCATTACCCCCTTGGGCTGGCCCTCCGAGCCGGAGGTGAACACCAGGGCCGCGAGGCTGTCAGGGCATATCCGCCCGGCGCGCAACGCCGCGTCCGATTCCGCCCGCGACATGGGCGAGGCCACGTCTTCTTCCACCATGTCCCTGAAGGTGGGCAAAACAGACCCCTCGCCTTTTTTGTCCACGGCTATGACCACCCGCAGCGAGTCAACCACCTTGCGCAACCGCACAGCCATTTCGCAATACTGCATTTTGCGGAATCTGCGCGGCACAAACAGCACCTTGGAATTGCAGGCAGACAGAATGTGCTTCAGTTCATTGTAGCGCAGGTTGGGCGGAATGGGATTGATAACCGCCCCAAGCTTGAGGCAGGCTACATAGATGGGTAAAAATTCGACCCAGCCGGGCAGCTGGCAGGAAACAACATCCAGCGAATTGATGCCGCAGTCAGCCAGATACCGAGCTATGCGCGCGGCCAGCAGATCAACCTCGGCGTAGCTCAGCGCCATTCCCTGCGCATCAATGACCGCCGTTTTGTCCGGGTTTGCCGCAAGGCTTGCATGCCAGCAATCCCGCAATGTCATGTCTGCCATGGGCGTATAGACCGTATTTTTCTGGCTGTAGCCTTCCGCATCCATAATCCACCATTCCTGTTAAGGCCGCGAGGTTCCGCGGTCAGAAGTTTGCACTTCGGCGTAGGTTACGCTTCCCGCAACATCTTCCATGCGCCGCAGCCTGCCGAGCACTGCCAGATGATCAAGGTGCGCCACGGCCTCGCCCACCGCAAAACACTGCTGCTGCACCCTGTAGCTCTCCCAGGTGCCCCGCAGGGCCCAGTGCATGCGCGCAGCTACGGCAAAGGCCGACACGGTGCCAAGCTTGCCAACTATGGCGAGCACCTCGCTCAGTCTTCTTTCGTGGTGATTATGCAGTTGCCGCACGCGCACGTGGGTATCGGGGATAATGGCGCGGTGGCCGGGGTAGGACTGCTGTACGGGCAGGCGCAAAATTTTGTCGAGGCTGCGCAGGTAATCGCCCAGGGAATCTTCCACATCGGCCCAGGCCGTAATATTGGGCGTGATGGAACCAAGCACGTGGTCGCCGCAGATAAGAAAGCGCCGTTGCGGATCAAAAAGCGCCACATGCCCCGGCGTGTGCCCAGGCACGTCAATGACCATAAAAATGTAGTTGCCGCAGGTGACAAGTTGCCCATCGCTCACCGGCGTGATGGGCAACGGTTCCGGCGAGGCGTAGATTCTACCCGGGTGCGAGCGCAGCAGCTCGTCCAGCGCGCAATCGGGAAAGCCGTGCTTCCCCAGGCTACGCATCATGTTTGTCCAGACGTGTTCGTCTTCAATAAACCTGTTGATATGGTTGCCGTCTTTTTCACTGCAAAAAATGCGCGCTTCCGGCGTACGCAACACCGAGGTGAGGCCGTTGTGATCGCTGTGCAGATGGGTGAGAAAAAAATCCAGCTTTTCCACCGGGACATCCAGCTCTTGCAGCGCCTGACGCAGGGCTTGCTCGCACTCGGCCATGTTGAAGCCGTTATCCACAAGCAGGTGCCGATCATGGCCTCTGACCAGATACGCGTTGAGCTGTTTCAAGGGGCTGCCAGGCAACGGCACTTCTATGCGGAATAAACCGGGCAATTCTTCAAAAACCATGGGGCACCTGCACTAGTAAGGGGAAACAACGTTGCTCGCCGTGTAGTTTCTGTTGAGTCCTGCGGCGGTTTTTGGCGCAACCGCCGCAGGACGGTTCCATGGCATTACGCGTACGGGCCTAGCCGTAGCGAAACTCGACCCCCATGGTTCCTTGCGGGTATTCCCACTTGGAAAGCACCGTGTTGCCAGCCACTATGCGGCAGGTGCCGCACTCAAGGCAGCCAGCGTAGTCAAAATGAAAACCGCCGTTGTCGTCGCGTTTGTACAGGCCCGCCGGACAGGCTTTTTCGAGCTTGGCAAACTCCCTGGGGTCGGGGTTGTCCACAAGAGTGATGTGGGCATTGCCCTCATCCACAAAAAACTTGTCCACGCCCAGCTTCATATCGACATTGACTGTGCTCATAGCGACCTCATGACGTTGATGCCGTCTTTCAGCAGGTTGAGCAGGCCCACATTTTTGGCCCGTCCCCACAATTTGTTGCGCAACGGCGCAGAAGGGCCGTTGACGTTAAACATGTCCGCCATTATTCCGGCCGCCATATCGGGGTAGGCGGAAAAGATACGGTTGTTGTCAAGGGTGTGGGGGAGATTGCGGTAGAGCTTCAGGTCTTTGAGCACAAAGCTGTCTTCCAGGGCCTGCCTGTAACCGCCAAAACCGGCAGCGCTGAAGTCGTCGTGCTGTTTGGCTGCGATGACGGCCTGCGCTGCAGCCTCGCCCGAAGCGATGGCCAGATCCATGCCGCGCACCGTGTAGCCCACATTAAGGCACAGGCCCGCAGCATCGCCCGCCAGCAGCACGCCGTCGCGCACCAGATCGGGCACCATGGCGTAGCCGCCTTCGGGCACTACATGGGCCGAGTATTCGACCAGCTTACCGCCTTCAAGCAGAGGAGCCACAGCGGGATGACTGCGAAAGTCCTCGAGCATCTGCGGTACGGATTTGCCAACCTTGTCCATGTTGTGCAGGCCAAAAACAACGCCCAGGGAAACGCTGGAGGCGTTGGTGTACAAAAAGCCGCCGCCCATGTAGCCGCCGGAAGGCATACCGGCAAAGAGCCACGCTGTGCCCTCGTTGCCGGTGCAGGCAAAACGGTCGGCCATCTGCTGGGGGGTGAACTCCAGCACTTCCTTGACGCCCACCGCGCAGGTGTGGGTGTTGACGGCCCTGACCATGCCCAGCTGCGTGCCAAGCAGCGAATTGACGCCGTCTGCCAGGATGACCGCACGGGCCTCCAGCGTTTCGTCGCCGGCGCGAACGCCGCAGACCTTGCCGTCGCGAACCAGCAGTTCGTCCACGCGCACGCCAGGCACCAGCTGCGCGCCTGCCTCTTCGGCCTTGCTGCACAGCCACTGGTCAAAAGACGTGCGTAATACCGTATATGAACGGGAGGCAGCGACCTGCGACCGGGGAGCCGCATATTCCACCGTAACCGCGTCGGTTTCGTTGAGCATGGAAATGCGCTCGCGGGTTACTACCCTTTCCACGGGCGCTTCTTCCGCAAAACCGGGCAGCAGCTTTTCAAGGCTGTGGGCGTACAGCCGCCCGCCGGTCATGTTTTTGGCGCCCGCAAAATTGCCGCGCTCAATGAGCAGCGTGTCCAGTCCGGCACGTGCTGCCACCAGCGCCGCAGTGCTGCCCGCCGGGCCTGCGCCTACTACGATGAGGTCAACTTGATCTTCAGACATATTCTACCTGCTTGTCTTGACCGATGTCTGCGCATCACGCGCAGGGGTCGGGCCCCGGTCAGTTTTTCAGTGCCTTGGTCAGAGCGGGAAGGACCTTGTACAGGTCGCCAACAATGCCGTAGTCGGCAAACTTGAAGATGGCGGCGTTTTTGTCCTTGTTTATGGCAACGATGGTTTTGCAGTCGCGCGCGCCCACCATGTGCTGGATCTGCCCGGAGATACCCACGGCAAGATACATGTCGGCCTTGACCATGGCGCCGGAAACACCCACGTAACGCTCGCGCTCCATCCACAGCTCGCCTTCGGCAATGGGACGGGAGCAGGCAAGCTCGGCGTCTATGGCAGAAGCCAGACTTTTTGCCAGAGACAGATCTTCCTGCCGGGCAAAACCACGGCCCACGGAAACTATGCGGCGGGCCTTGGCGATATCCACGCGGGCGCAGGCCTTGGGTTTTACTTCAACAAGAGTTATGCGGGCGGCAGGCTCCACAAAGCCAAGCTCCACAGTTTCGCCCTGGCCGCCGGTGGCTGCGGCAGGCTCAAAAACGCCGCCGCCCACCGTCATGATGGTCACGTCCGACAGGCTCTGCCGTCTGCCCACGGCCAGACCGCCGTAAACCATGTGGGCGAGGCTGCCGTCTTCTTCGACGCCCATGACGTCGTTGACAACAGCGGCCTTGAGCAGTGCGCCAAGCTTGGCGGCCATGGCCTTGCCGCGCCGGTCATTGGGCAGCAGCACAACGCTCTTGCCCGCCGCCTTGATGGCGGCCGCCATGGAAGGCGCGTAATCTTCAAATATATAGCCCGATTTTGCGGGCAGCAGGCAAAGACGGCCCGCGCCCTGAGCAAAAACGTCTCCCGCCTCTGCGGCGCTGCCGACAAACACGGCGCAAACCGTGTCGGCAAGGCTTGCCGCGCCAGGGATAAGGTCTGCAAAACGGGCGGGTTTGGCGCAGATCACAAATGCATTGGGTGCCTTGTTCATGAAATTGCCTCCTAACTGGCTGGCATGTTTGCGGGGGCTTGCCGCACGGCGACAATGCAATCCCCCACCGGTTTCATCGCGGCGCGTCGAGGTGCGCCGCCTGGCCGCCCAATAAGGAGGAGGCCAGTTTCCGGGTACTGTACTTAGCGTTGCAGGGCCTTGCGCACATTTTCCACAAATGCGGCAACCTGCTCTTCCGAATCGCCTTCAACAACGTTGTGCAGGCGGTCGGCCTGTTCGGGCGCAAGCACAGACAGCATGCTGGCCACACCATGCAGATCGGCGCCGAGATCCTCGCACGAGACTGCGTTGGCGGGCTTTTTGCCGGCGGCCAGAATTGCCTTCATGGTGGGGATTTTGGGTACATTGATGTCGCTGGTGAGGCTGAGCACGGCGGGCAGAGGTATGCGCAGCACTTCGGTTTCGTCCTCAAGGGCGCGCTCGACCAGCAGCGCGCCCTGCTCGCGGGCGATGGACTGCACAACGTTGATATTGGCCGCGCCCAGCTTTTCACCCAGCAGAATGCCCACCTGCTGGGCGTACAGATCGCCGGAGCCTTCGCCGCACAGCACAAGGTCAAAACCGATTTTCTGGATGGCGGCGGCCAGAATCTGGGCGGTTACATCGGGCAGGGCTCCGGCCAGGCTGTCATCAGACACCAGCTCCAGACGCGCCGGACCGCGCGAAAGGATGTCCTTGCAGATTTTTGAATTGGAAAGATTTTTTGCAGGCCCGGCGCTCAGGGCCACAACTTCGTCGCCCTCGCCTGCCAGGCACATGGCGGCTTCGATGGCATTAAGATCGTACTGGCTGATCTTGAGCGCGGCCTTTCCCGTGTCCACGGACCTGTCGGCGTTGACGACGATATCCTGTTCCTCAGGCACAATTTTGCAGCAAACGATAATTTTCATGGTGTGCTCTCTTGGGTTCGGGGGTACGGCGCAGTGCAGCAGGCTGCAGTGTCTTGCGCGGCTTTTGGGCAATGGCGGGCGGCAGCGCTGGCGGCCGCCCCGGCGTTTTCAGTATAAAAAAGCCCTAGCCCTCATATTCTTTCAAAATCTGCCGGGCGGCGATGTAGACCATGATCTCGTCAGTGCCGCCAGCCATGCGGGTAATGCGCACGTCGCGCCAGAGGCGGGAGATGCGCACGTCTTCGGTGTAGCCAACCCCGCCCATGACCTGCATGGCGGCATCAATGACTTCGCCAGCGGTTTTGGCGCAAAAGCGCTTGCACAGGGCGGAAGAAATACGCAACGTCTCGTTGTTGTCGTTCTGCCATGCCACTTTGCAGACAAAGTTGTGCATGTTCTCGATCTGTATGGCCATGTCCACGATCTTTTCCTGAATCATCTGGAACTGGCCGATGGACTGACCAAACTGCTGCCGCTGGTTGGCGTAGCGCACGGCGTCTTCGTATGCGCAGCGCGCCATGCCGCAGGCATAGGCGGCAATGACAAGGCGTTCGATTTCAAAATTCTTCATCAAGTGGATGAAGCCGTAGCCTTCCTTGCCGACCATGGCGCTTTCTTCAAGCTCCACGTTGTCAAAGTACACTTCGCAGTTGCTGATCTGGTGCCAGCCGATCTTGACAAGGTCCTGAATTTTTACGCCGGGAGCCTGGGGATCAACCCACCACATGGTAAAGCAGCGCTTGGGATCCTTGGGCTCGGCGTCGCGGGCCAGCACAAGCATGTAGGGAAAGTCGCGCGCACCGGTGATAAAGGTCTTTTGCCCATTGAGGTACACCTTGCCGTTGCTGCGCGTGGCGGTGGTGGCAAGCAGATTGTTGTCCGAACCGGCCTGCGGTTCGGTAAACAGCAGAGAATAGGCCGGAATGCCCTTTTGGGCGCTCTCCACGGTTTTTTCCAGCTGATCCCTGCTGCCCCAGCTCACCATGTTGTGCACGCACAAGGCGTTGGTCAGCAGATAGCCAGTGCCGCCCATGCGGGCCAGCTCTTCAATGATCAGCATCTGGGTCAACATGTCAGCAGGGACGCCGTCAAACTCTTCGGGAACACCCAGCAGGGAAATGCCGTTTTCCGCCATGGCGGTCATAAATTCCACGGGAAAGCGGCGATCAAGGTCGCACTTGCGAAAATACTCGTCAGGAAAGTCGCGCTGCATCATTTCGCGCACGCTGGCGAGCAGCAGTTCCTGTTCTTCCGTAAGCCTGAAATCCATCTCAAACTCCTTTTCTGAAGGGCCGCACGCGTTGCCGTGCGGCCCTGGTTAATCTTGATTACGCGTTGCGCGTACGGGCAACGGCCTCACCAAAGGGGGCCACCCGCACAAAGACGAGCATCAGCGCGCCAAGTACGGCTGTGCCCGCGCCAAAGCTGAGGGCAAAATCATAGCCGTACTTGTCCACCAGCACGCCTGTGACCGTGGGGGCAAGAATGCCGCCAATCGAGGCAAAGGTGGCCCAGATGCCAACGAGCTTGCCCGCATGGCGCTTGGAAAAAACGATGGGGATGGAATAGAACCCGCCCATGGTCAGGCAGAGAAAACCGTTGGAGGCCGAAACCAGCGCCGTGGCGGCCATGGTGCTGGAGGCAGTGGTGGCCAGATACAGCAGCGCGGCGGAGGCGATAAGGCCCACGCAGGGCAGAATCTTGCGGCCAATGTTGTCGCCAAAGTAAACGGCGCACTTGTCGGCCAGCAGACCGCCAATGGGGTACGTAAACATGGCGGCGACATAAGGCAGCATGGACGAAACAGCGCTGCCCGTAACGGAAAGGCCGCGCCCGTCGGCAAAGTACGTGGGCAGCCAGGTCATAAAGAGGTAGAACAGAAAGTGCGTGCACAGGAAGGATATGGCGCCAAACCACACGGCGGGCTGGGCGTAGGCCTCCTTGGCGGTCAGCATCTGGTCCGGGTCATCGGCGGATACGGAGGCAGCCTGCGCAGCAGAAGCGGCGGCAGCGCCGTGAATGTAGTTGAGCTCCGAGCTGGAAATATTGGGGTCTTCAGCCGGTGACTGGTAGCCAAACTTGAGCCATATCAGCACCCAGATGGGCCCAAGAATCGAAAAGGCATAAAAGACCTTCTGCCAGCCCCAGGTATTGATGACCCAGGCAGCCAAGGGCATGGTCACGGCAAGACCGGCTGCCACGCCGATGAGCGAAACGCCCTGGGCCACCCCCGATTCCTTTTTGGGAACCCACTTGGCTATCATGCTGGTCATGGATGGCAGGGCCACGCCCTGAGCCATACCGCAGCCAGCACGCACAACGATCATCAGCACCAGCGGCACGCCCAGAGGCAGCGGCGTGATAAAAACAAAGACGGACCAAAGCACGGCAGCCACGCACAGCACCCTGCCGCCGCCAAACTTGTCGGCCAGAACCCCGCCCAGCACCATGGTGCTGGCATACCCAAGAAAGAAGGCCGTAGAAACAAGACCAAATTCAGTTTTTGACCAGCCGTAGAAGGCGATCATGGAAGGCCCGGCCATGGAAACGCTGGCTCGGGCCATATAGAGCACCGTGTAACACAAAAAGAACAGGCCAAGTGTCCACCATCTTCTGTTACCGATTGCATCAGACATAGTTATTTCCTTCGGCGCACGCCGCTGTGGCTATGAGGGTGCAGGGCAACACCGCTGCACCCGGTTTTCTTGTTGAAAAAACAGTATCAACCCGACTGGCGGGGTTTTATGTCCCACGCCAGAACCATCGCCCGCCTAAAAAACTAGCCGCAGATGATGGCCTTATCCTGCTGCATCTTGCCGATGTCGGCGTCGGGGTAGCCGCAGTCTTTGAGCACCGAGGCAGTATCCGCACCAAGGCCACGGGCAATGACGGCGTCAGGGTCGCCCATGCTTTCAAATCGCACGGGGGTGGTGGTGATGACGCGTTCGTTGCCGCTGGGGTAGGTGACCTTGCGCAGGCCGTCGATGGCCCATGCCTGGGGATCATCAAGAATTTCGGAAGGCAGCGCGCCCTTTTCGCAGGGAACGTCATTTTCCTTAAAGATCTTGAGCCATTCGGCCAGGGGCTTTTTGCCCATGGATTCGCCGATGATGCCGATGGCCTTGGACTGAGTTTTGCGGGCCAGCACATTGCCGATGGTGTTGATGTCTTCATCTTCGAAGACGTCTTCGCGCCCAAAGAGGCCCATCATCTTGCGGAAATACACGTCGTAGTCGGGCACGCAGATTATCAGCCAGCGGTCATCGCTGGTGCGGTAGGTATTGTTGAAGGGGTTTGCCACTTCCATGCGCGACTTGGGGTACGTGTTGCCGTACTGCGAGGACATGATGGGCACAGACATGGCCCAGAGTGCCTGATGAAAAAGCGAAGTGACCACGCGGTCGCCCTTGCCGGTCTTTTCGCGGGCATACAGGGCCGCGCAAATACCGGAGGCAAGGGTAAGGGCCACCTGATAATCGCCAAAGGCGTTTGGCTCGTTGATGGGCGAGGTTCCGCGTTCGTGGAATGACCCGAGGATACCGCCGCGCGCCACGTAGCAGGTCACGTCATAACCGGCGGTATCCTTTTCGGGACCTTTGTCGCCATAGCCAAACATCTGGGCCATGACCAGGCGAGGGTATTTGTCTTTCAGGACGTCATAGCTGAGCCCCAGTTTGTCCAGAGCCTTCTGGCGAAAGCTGGTCACCAGCACATCGGCATTTTGCAGCATGCTGTGCAGGGCCTGCATGCCCCCGGCGTTCTTGAGATTGAGCGCCACAAATTTTTTGTTCAGGCTGGTCATATCAAAGGACAGATTTTCGTCTTCCATCAGGGGAATGTTGAAAACCGGCGCCTGGCGGCGGTAGGGATCGCCGTCAAACGATTCGACCTTCCACACCTCAGCCCCCCAGTCGGCCAGAACGCGCAGCGCAGCAGGCGCCGCCGCATAGGTAGCCAACTCCACAACCCTGACGCCCTCCAACGGTTTGTGCCTTGTCATTGAACTCTCCATGTCTACATTTGAATTTATTTTACTATCCGCAATACACAGTTAAACACCTGTCAAAGATTGCTTACATTAACTTCATTTACGTAAAAAAAGTCAAATTTATAATCTTCAACAATATGCCTGCAAACTTTTTGATATATGATCAATTTTTTTGTCTTCGTAATTTTTTTATATTAATTATTATATATAGTTACAAAAAAACAGCTGACCGAATGGCCAGCTGTATATTAATCCGTTTCAACAAACGATCAGTTACTTTGATCAAAAATCCGAAGAATGTGAATTTTTTATCAAACAAAGGCGCTCAAGACCTTTCTCAACCCCGTTTTTTTTGGCCGCACGTTGCAATAATAAGTCAATTACCTTTTAACATGCTGTAAATTTTAATTATATTTTTTTAAAATGTGACAAATTTATTAAAACCTCCCCAACGGGCCCCACCGCCGATCTACATCCCTACATTAATATAGTGCTCTCCCCTGACGCGTTAAAAACATCCTCAATGGTTGAATAATCAACCAATTTGATTGCAAATGCGCCCATATGAACTTTTTTTCACGCAAAGACTTGCATGAACCTCTCATTTTTGCCCCCAGGGGGGCTTTTGTGAAATTTATTTCAAAAAAACCACTTTCTGCGGCAATCATTTTGATAATCATCGCGCAACCAGCACGGCAACAATTTTACGATACATTCAATAACATACCATAATATTACAATAAAATATAACTTTTTGAGATGTATCCAGCTATTTTGATGCCGCACCTATAAAAATTTTCAATATCAATCGCCTGCCCATAATCAATTTGACCGAAAAAGATATTTTACTGATTATGTATTTCAGAAAAGTAAAGGTAAATATACACGGCTGCTCAAAGCAACATTGTATGTTTTTTTTCTAATCAACTGCAACAGTATGTTAAGGAGAAATGAAATGGGCAAGTTGAGCAAGACTGAATTTGACGCCTATCTGAAGCAGATTCGCGCACTGGCGGAAGGCCCCTTTGAAGAATTGCAGAAGGAAATCGAAGTAACCAACGTTTTCCCCAAGGAATTTTACGAACTGGGCATCAAGAACGACCTTTACCGTTGCTCGGTACCCGTTGAATTCGGCGGATGGGGCCTCTCTGAAACCGACATCCTGCGCATTCAGGAAGAATTCAGCCGTGGCCCCGGCGGCATTCGCATGCACCTGCACTACGCCATGGACCTGAACTGGCGCCCCCTCTACGACTACGGCACAGAAGCGCTGAAAAAAGAGCTCATGCCCGGATTCCAGGACCGCAGCGTGTTCACCAGCTGGGCCGTTACCGAAGAAAAGGGCGGCACAGGCGCCGACATTCAGTCCTTTGCCGTGCGTGACGGCGACGACTATGTCATCAACGGCGAAAAGTACCTCATCTCCCACACCGACTGCTGCAACTACTCTTACATCACTGTGGTCACGAACCCCGATGCCGACAAGGATCACCGCCTGTCCACCTTCATGGTGCCCTGCGACACCCCCGGCTACGAGCTGACCCCCATGCCCCACATGATGGGTTGCCGCGGCGCTGGTCACACCGGCCAGAAGTTCACCAACATGCGCGTGAACAAAAAATACCTGCTCGGCAAAGAAGGCCAGGGCCTTGAAATTGCCATTCACTCGCTCTCCGTCTCGCGCGTGCACATTGCCGCCAGCAACCTTGGCATGGCCCAGCGCATGCTCGAACTGGCCATGAAGCGCGCCCACGACCGCGTGACCTTTGGCAAGCCCATCATCGAGCGTCAGGCCATCCGCATGAAGATCGCCGACATGGCCACCCATGTGCATGCACTGCGCACCATGGTTTATGACTTCGCCAAGGATTACGAAAACAACCCCAAGGGCGAATACATCGAAGAAAAGGCTGCCATGTGCAAGCTGTTCAGCATTTGGACCACCAAGGTGGTTTCTGACGAAATGCTCGAGATCTTCGGCGGCATTGGCTACTTCGAAGACTGCGAATACGGCCCTG is from Desulfovibrio desulfuricans and encodes:
- a CDS encoding AMP-binding protein, with the protein product MDAEGYSQKNTVYTPMADMTLRDCWHASLAANPDKTAVIDAQGMALSYAEVDLLAARIARYLADCGINSLDVVSCQLPGWVEFLPIYVACLKLGAVINPIPPNLRYNELKHILSACNSKVLFVPRRFRKMQYCEMAVRLRKVVDSLRVVIAVDKKGEGSVLPTFRDMVEEDVASPMSRAESDAALRAGRICPDSLAALVFTSGSEGQPKGVMLSHRNIIFAETSFASFFHINAADTMFMPAPVAHATGFHHGVTMPFVMGATSVLLDVFTAASALELIKAHRCTVTMAATPFLYDIVQTIEQGGEYDFSSLRFFLCGGSPPNIPLSQTAGQMGLRVLNVYGSTESVPHMGTPLRPVSDHMDSLALCPMPGIQVRVLDRQGRDVPQGEEGEEVSYSPAVFMGYLHEPELTAKVLQADGWFHSGDLCRRNADGTYSITGRLKDIIVRGGENISSLAVENVLLQHPKVKDAAVVGMPDERLQERICAYVVLHDKADALTCQEVFDFFLTQDIAKQKFPEHLEILDEMPRTASGKVRKTLLRQWIAEKLRSSSVA
- a CDS encoding MBL fold metallo-hydrolase gives rise to the protein MVFEELPGLFRIEVPLPGSPLKQLNAYLVRGHDRHLLVDNGFNMAECEQALRQALQELDVPVEKLDFFLTHLHSDHNGLTSVLRTPEARIFCSEKDGNHINRFIEDEHVWTNMMRSLGKHGFPDCALDELLRSHPGRIYASPEPLPITPVSDGQLVTCGNYIFMVIDVPGHTPGHVALFDPQRRFLICGDHVLGSITPNITAWADVEDSLGDYLRSLDKILRLPVQQSYPGHRAIIPDTHVRVRQLHNHHERRLSEVLAIVGKLGTVSAFAVAARMHWALRGTWESYRVQQQCFAVGEAVAHLDHLAVLGRLRRMEDVAGSVTYAEVQTSDRGTSRP
- a CDS encoding 4Fe-4S dicluster domain-containing protein; this translates as MSTVNVDMKLGVDKFFVDEGNAHITLVDNPDPREFAKLEKACPAGLYKRDDNGGFHFDYAGCLECGTCRIVAGNTVLSKWEYPQGTMGVEFRYG
- a CDS encoding FAD-dependent oxidoreductase — its product is MSEDQVDLIVVGAGPAGSTAALVAARAGLDTLLIERGNFAGAKNMTGGRLYAHSLEKLLPGFAEEAPVERVVTRERISMLNETDAVTVEYAAPRSQVAASRSYTVLRTSFDQWLCSKAEEAGAQLVPGVRVDELLVRDGKVCGVRAGDETLEARAVILADGVNSLLGTQLGMVRAVNTHTCAVGVKEVLEFTPQQMADRFACTGNEGTAWLFAGMPSGGYMGGGFLYTNASSVSLGVVFGLHNMDKVGKSVPQMLEDFRSHPAVAPLLEGGKLVEYSAHVVPEGGYAMVPDLVRDGVLLAGDAAGLCLNVGYTVRGMDLAIASGEAAAQAVIAAKQHDDFSAAGFGGYRQALEDSFVLKDLKLYRNLPHTLDNNRIFSAYPDMAAGIMADMFNVNGPSAPLRNKLWGRAKNVGLLNLLKDGINVMRSL
- a CDS encoding FAD-binding protein, translated to MNKAPNAFVICAKPARFADLIPGAASLADTVCAVFVGSAAEAGDVFAQGAGRLCLLPAKSGYIFEDYAPSMAAAIKAAGKSVVLLPNDRRGKAMAAKLGALLKAAVVNDVMGVEEDGSLAHMVYGGLAVGRRQSLSDVTIMTVGGGVFEPAAATGGQGETVELGFVEPAARITLVEVKPKACARVDIAKARRIVSVGRGFARQEDLSLAKSLASAIDAELACSRPIAEGELWMERERYVGVSGAMVKADMYLAVGISGQIQHMVGARDCKTIVAINKDKNAAIFKFADYGIVGDLYKVLPALTKALKN
- the fixA gene encoding putative electron transfer flavoprotein FixA, which produces MKIIVCCKIVPEEQDIVVNADRSVDTGKAALKISQYDLNAIEAAMCLAGEGDEVVALSAGPAKNLSNSKICKDILSRGPARLELVSDDSLAGALPDVTAQILAAAIQKIGFDLVLCGEGSGDLYAQQVGILLGEKLGAANINVVQSIAREQGALLVERALEDETEVLRIPLPAVLSLTSDINVPKIPTMKAILAAGKKPANAVSCEDLGADLHGVASMLSVLAPEQADRLHNVVEGDSEEQVAAFVENVRKALQR
- a CDS encoding acyl-CoA dehydrogenase — translated: MDFRLTEEQELLLASVREMMQRDFPDEYFRKCDLDRRFPVEFMTAMAENGISLLGVPEEFDGVPADMLTQMLIIEELARMGGTGYLLTNALCVHNMVSWGSRDQLEKTVESAQKGIPAYSLLFTEPQAGSDNNLLATTATRSNGKVYLNGQKTFITGARDFPYMLVLARDAEPKDPKRCFTMWWVDPQAPGVKIQDLVKIGWHQISNCEVYFDNVELEESAMVGKEGYGFIHLMKNFEIERLVIAAYACGMARCAYEDAVRYANQRQQFGQSIGQFQMIQEKIVDMAIQIENMHNFVCKVAWQNDNNETLRISSALCKRFCAKTAGEVIDAAMQVMGGVGYTEDVRISRLWRDVRITRMAGGTDEIMVYIAARQILKEYEG
- a CDS encoding MFS transporter, whose translation is MSDAIGNRRWWTLGLFFLCYTVLYMARASVSMAGPSMIAFYGWSKTEFGLVSTAFFLGYASTMVLGGVLADKFGGGRVLCVAAVLWSVFVFITPLPLGVPLVLMIVVRAGCGMAQGVALPSMTSMIAKWVPKKESGVAQGVSLIGVAAGLAVTMPLAAWVINTWGWQKVFYAFSILGPIWVLIWLKFGYQSPAEDPNISSSELNYIHGAAAASAAQAASVSADDPDQMLTAKEAYAQPAVWFGAISFLCTHFLFYLFMTWLPTYFADGRGLSVTGSAVSSMLPYVAAMFTYPIGGLLADKCAVYFGDNIGRKILPCVGLIASAALLYLATTASSTMAATALVSASNGFLCLTMGGFYSIPIVFSKRHAGKLVGIWATFASIGGILAPTVTGVLVDKYGYDFALSFGAGTAVLGALMLVFVRVAPFGEAVARTRNA